A stretch of the Jeotgalibacillus haloalkalitolerans genome encodes the following:
- a CDS encoding CpsD/CapB family tyrosine-protein kinase translates to MGVKKRKKMHQKRILLTLSDPRAVISEQFRTIRTNIKFSAIDQTIKSIVITSSEAEEGKSTVAANLAVVFAQEGKKTLLIDADLRKPTVQYTFNLMNTTGLTSVLSHQVSFGQAVHKTHLSELDVLTSGPIPPNPSELLSSRAMENLMKEVKEEYDMVIFDSPPVIIVTDAQLLANQCDGSILVVRSNHTDKEKVMKAKELLNSANTRILGAVLNDKKVINNNYYQYYGEK, encoded by the coding sequence ATGGGAGTTAAAAAGCGAAAAAAAATGCATCAGAAAAGAATCCTCCTTACACTAAGTGACCCAAGAGCAGTGATTTCAGAACAGTTTCGTACAATTAGAACAAACATTAAATTTTCTGCTATAGATCAGACTATAAAAAGTATTGTCATTACATCCAGTGAAGCAGAAGAAGGGAAATCCACTGTGGCAGCTAACCTGGCAGTCGTGTTCGCACAGGAAGGGAAAAAGACACTATTAATTGACGCGGATCTTAGAAAGCCGACTGTTCAATACACATTCAATCTTATGAATACCACCGGTTTAACGAGTGTATTGAGTCATCAGGTATCATTCGGGCAGGCAGTTCACAAAACACATTTGAGCGAACTTGATGTGCTGACGTCCGGTCCTATTCCTCCAAACCCTTCAGAGCTCTTAAGCTCAAGAGCAATGGAGAATCTGATGAAGGAAGTAAAAGAAGAGTACGATATGGTTATTTTTGATTCTCCTCCAGTGATCATCGTAACTGATGCTCAGCTCTTAGCGAATCAATGTGATGGTTCTATTCTGGTTGTGAGGTCGAATCACACAGACAAAGAAAAGGTGATGAAAGCAAAAGAACTGTTAAATTCCGCCAATACAAGAATATTAGGAGCGGTTTTAAACGATAAAAAAGTCATAAACAACAATTACTATCAATACTATGGAGAAAAATGA
- a CDS encoding sugar transferase yields MYIFMKRTIDIVASFLLLFMLSPLLLFIMLLIKVTSPGPVIFKQKRIGLNKKEFIIYKFRTMKIDTPSDMPTHLLKDENKCVTRIGAFLRKTSLDELPQLMNIFLGHMSFVGPRPALWNQADLILLRDRYSANSVRPGLTGWAQINGRDYISIERKAFLDGEYIRRMNLKLDFYCLYKTVAKVLKEENVGYPLEAASLAGKDESL; encoded by the coding sequence ATGTATATCTTTATGAAGCGGACTATTGATATAGTGGCGTCATTTCTACTACTTTTTATGCTCTCTCCATTACTGCTGTTCATCATGTTATTGATTAAAGTAACTTCACCGGGCCCTGTAATTTTTAAGCAAAAGCGAATAGGACTGAACAAAAAAGAATTTATTATTTACAAATTCAGAACGATGAAAATTGATACGCCAAGTGATATGCCCACACATTTGTTAAAAGATGAAAATAAATGTGTGACGAGAATAGGAGCCTTTCTGAGAAAAACAAGTCTGGATGAACTGCCGCAGCTTATGAACATTTTTCTTGGACACATGAGCTTTGTTGGACCAAGACCTGCATTGTGGAACCAGGCTGACTTAATCCTTTTACGTGACCGGTATTCAGCTAATTCAGTCAGACCGGGGTTAACCGGATGGGCTCAGATCAATGGAAGAGATTATATTTCCATCGAAAGGAAGGCTTTTCTGGATGGTGAGTATATTAGAAGAATGAATTTGAAACTGGATTTTTATTGTCTGTATAAGACGGTTGCCAAAGTGTTGAAAGAAGAAAACGTAGGCTATCCACTTGAGGCAGCGTCTCTGGCCGGGAAGGATGAATCTCTATGA
- a CDS encoding NAD-dependent epimerase/dehydratase family protein → MRKVLIVGSRSYIGTHLSQWLKKDQKQYLVESISVRDHHWKEKNFGLYDSIVYTVGLAHQKETKENKEDYYRVNRDLTYQVAKKAKEDGAQHFVYLSSMSVYGIVSGTINEHTQMNPRTYYGDSKLQAEKLLESLTDEHFQVGIVRPPMVYGEGCKGNYRKISAFSTRIPGFLCFENQRSGIYILNLCEFLKYMIDEKRIGTFHPQNAEYYSTFDLVRLIRSSHGKGSRLVRKLPAKFYKLHVNLLDKVFGSLTYDESMSYDTCHYRLFDFETSILMSEGAKEYE, encoded by the coding sequence ATGAGAAAAGTTCTGATTGTAGGCAGCAGAAGCTATATTGGAACACATCTATCGCAGTGGTTGAAAAAGGATCAGAAACAATATCTGGTGGAGTCAATCTCAGTCCGTGATCATCATTGGAAGGAAAAAAACTTCGGTCTATACGACAGCATTGTCTATACAGTGGGATTGGCCCATCAAAAAGAAACGAAAGAAAATAAAGAGGACTATTACCGAGTGAACAGAGATCTTACTTACCAGGTGGCCAAAAAAGCGAAGGAGGATGGGGCACAACACTTTGTTTATCTTAGTTCTATGAGTGTATATGGCATTGTTTCCGGGACTATCAACGAACACACACAAATGAATCCAAGGACTTACTATGGAGATTCCAAGCTTCAGGCAGAAAAGCTGCTGGAAAGTCTGACTGATGAGCATTTTCAAGTAGGCATCGTACGTCCGCCAATGGTATATGGCGAAGGTTGTAAAGGAAATTACCGTAAGATTTCGGCCTTCAGCACCCGTATTCCCGGCTTCTTATGCTTTGAAAATCAAAGGAGCGGAATATATATACTTAACCTTTGTGAATTCCTGAAGTACATGATTGATGAAAAGAGAATAGGAACATTTCATCCTCAAAATGCAGAATATTACAGCACTTTTGATCTTGTGAGGCTGATCAGAAGTTCTCATGGGAAAGGAAGCAGATTAGTCAGAAAGCTGCCTGCCAAGTTTTATAAACTCCATGTGAACCTGCTGGATAAAGTGTTTGGCAGTCTCACTTATGATGAGAGTATGTCCTATGATACTTGTCATTACCGGTTATTTGACTTTGAGACTTCAATCCTGATGAGCGAAGGAGCAAAAGAGTATGAGTAA
- a CDS encoding glycosyltransferase family 4 protein, translating into MSKKVLFVATVVKGHINAFHLPYLKKLKEEGWETHVCAKNDFDIGEDCRIPYCDRYFDIPFERSPFSSNNLSAYRQLKEIIDKNNYQLVHCHTPVGGALTRLAAREARNRGTKIIYTAHGYHFYKGASAMMWTVYYPVEKWLASYTDCQILINEDDYHISVNRHFKAERIELIPGVGVDLKRFSRPDFILKDQLRTKHGFNKDDFIMICVGELSESKNQSMLIDVMGHLKESIPNIKLLLVGRGNKAREFEEKVQNMNLQEQVQFMGYRNDVHELMALSDIAVSTSRREGLPVNVMEAMAVNLPVVVTNSRGNKDLVQHMKNGLVVELDHDKAFSEAVLKLYRSPEMRERFSIENAKMIKNYSVEEMVNKVCSIYHDYAGSGWISEEGLDESTVY; encoded by the coding sequence ATGAGTAAAAAAGTACTTTTCGTAGCTACGGTCGTTAAAGGTCACATCAATGCTTTTCACCTCCCTTACCTGAAGAAATTAAAAGAAGAAGGATGGGAAACCCATGTTTGTGCAAAAAATGATTTTGATATCGGGGAAGACTGCAGGATTCCTTATTGTGATCGGTATTTTGACATTCCATTTGAACGCTCTCCTTTTTCAAGTAATAACCTGAGTGCATATAGACAGCTAAAAGAGATAATTGATAAAAATAACTATCAATTGGTACATTGTCACACACCCGTGGGAGGTGCTTTAACAAGGCTTGCAGCCAGGGAAGCAAGAAACAGGGGCACAAAAATCATCTATACTGCTCACGGCTATCATTTTTATAAAGGTGCATCAGCAATGATGTGGACCGTCTATTACCCGGTTGAAAAATGGCTGGCCTCTTATACTGATTGTCAGATTTTAATTAATGAAGATGATTATCATATCTCTGTAAACCGTCATTTTAAAGCTGAGAGAATTGAATTGATCCCTGGTGTTGGTGTAGATCTGAAGAGATTTTCACGCCCTGATTTTATTTTAAAAGATCAATTAAGAACTAAGCATGGTTTTAATAAAGACGATTTCATCATGATTTGCGTTGGGGAGCTCAGTGAAAGTAAAAACCAATCTATGCTGATAGATGTAATGGGCCATCTGAAAGAAAGTATTCCGAATATAAAGCTTCTACTCGTCGGGAGAGGAAACAAGGCCCGTGAGTTTGAAGAAAAGGTTCAAAATATGAACCTGCAGGAGCAGGTCCAGTTTATGGGTTACAGAAATGATGTTCATGAACTGATGGCATTGTCAGACATTGCAGTTTCAACTTCAAGGCGGGAGGGTTTGCCGGTTAATGTTATGGAAGCGATGGCGGTGAATTTACCGGTTGTTGTAACAAATAGCAGAGGAAATAAAGATCTTGTTCAGCATATGAAGAATGGACTGGTCGTTGAATTGGATCATGATAAAGCTTTTAGTGAAGCGGTTTTGAAACTCTATCGTTCACCAGAAATGAGAGAGAGATTCAGCATAGAGAATGCAAAAATGATTAAAAATTACAGTGTTGAAGAGATGGTCAATAAAGTATGCAGCATCTATCATGATTACGCCGGAAGTGGCTGGATATCTGAGGAGGGGTTAGATGAAAGTACTGTTTATTAG
- a CDS encoding glycosyltransferase family 4 protein: MKVLFIRSNPVSPDPRVEKEADSLMKNGYEVSIVSWNREKNGKNKKGQLKLKNGKVDIEWIQIESGYGNGLKNIYPLLKFQIKLFIYLVRHTKEFDCVHACDFDTVLPANLIAKLLNKKIVYDIFDYYVDAFSVPRTLKPVVEKIDIQMMNSADAVIITNESRKEQIKKSSPKNLLIIHNSPVHTAKTHDKHAEKTVSGRLSFAYFGIFSNGRLLEEILSVFENRKDIELHIGGFGLLEPEVIKASENHENIIYYGKVPYDRVIEVESSCDVLFATYDPEVPNHRFSSPNKLYEAMMLGKPIIVSKGTGLDHLIEEYELGRSIDYTREGFEQAVNEFSGMLPNIEQIYQHVTNVYQEMFSWDIMENRLVDIYHQLEKGR, from the coding sequence ATGAAAGTACTGTTTATTAGGTCCAATCCAGTATCACCTGACCCAAGAGTCGAAAAAGAAGCAGATTCCTTAATGAAAAATGGGTATGAAGTTTCTATTGTCTCCTGGAATAGAGAAAAAAACGGTAAGAACAAAAAGGGTCAATTGAAATTAAAAAACGGGAAAGTTGATATTGAATGGATTCAAATCGAATCAGGTTATGGTAATGGTCTGAAAAATATATATCCTTTATTGAAGTTCCAGATAAAGCTATTCATTTATCTGGTCAGACATACAAAAGAGTTTGATTGTGTTCACGCCTGTGACTTTGATACCGTTCTTCCGGCGAATTTAATAGCTAAGCTGTTAAATAAAAAAATTGTTTATGATATTTTTGATTACTACGTGGATGCTTTTTCCGTTCCCAGGACATTAAAACCAGTCGTTGAGAAAATAGATATTCAGATGATGAACTCAGCTGATGCTGTCATCATAACAAATGAAAGCAGAAAAGAGCAGATAAAGAAAAGCAGTCCGAAAAACCTGTTAATCATTCACAATTCACCGGTTCATACTGCTAAAACACATGATAAGCATGCTGAAAAGACAGTATCCGGCAGGTTGTCATTTGCATACTTTGGCATTTTCAGCAATGGAAGACTGCTGGAAGAAATTCTTTCTGTTTTCGAAAATAGAAAGGATATTGAACTTCATATCGGGGGATTTGGTTTACTTGAGCCGGAGGTCATCAAAGCATCTGAGAATCATGAAAATATTATCTATTATGGAAAAGTACCTTATGATCGGGTGATTGAGGTTGAATCTTCATGTGATGTGCTGTTTGCAACCTATGACCCTGAAGTACCTAATCACCGTTTTTCTTCACCTAACAAGTTGTATGAAGCAATGATGCTTGGTAAGCCAATCATTGTTTCAAAAGGAACGGGATTAGATCACCTGATTGAAGAATATGAGCTGGGGCGATCGATTGATTATACAAGGGAAGGGTTCGAACAGGCGGTAAATGAATTTTCCGGAATGCTGCCGAATATCGAACAGATCTATCAGCATGTGACAAACGTTTATCAAGAAATGTTTTCGTGGGATATTATGGAGAACAGGTTGGTTGATATTTATCATCAATT